A part of Coregonus clupeaformis isolate EN_2021a unplaced genomic scaffold, ASM2061545v1 scaf2118, whole genome shotgun sequence genomic DNA contains:
- the LOC123488278 gene encoding cortexin domain-containing 1-like translates to MEEGATPDPEFVDVDQGMTLWPVWPFLCLLLVAMIIRCARVIMDPYSAIPTSTWEEQHLDD, encoded by the coding sequence atgGAGGAGGGGGCCACTCCCGACCCAGAGTTTGTGGATGTGGACCAGGGCATGACGCTTTGGCCTGTGTGGCCCTTCCTCTGCCTTCTCCTGGTGGCCATGATCATCCGCTGTGCCCGGGTCATCATGGACCCCTACAGCGCTATACCCACCTCCACCTGGGAGGAGCAGCACCTGGATGACTAG